From the Musa acuminata AAA Group cultivar baxijiao chromosome BXJ1-2, Cavendish_Baxijiao_AAA, whole genome shotgun sequence genome, one window contains:
- the LOC135604843 gene encoding protein FD-like, translating to MWSSLVQGNIHETNSSTLHRMVSSSSRSSSSNSSLLISQTPRRTMEEVWKDITVTALNRERAITPLEHHGYGRHHHHANSSPSFRDMMLQDFLAGPSSRPLTISPPAVEELPLPLPPTPPALPQTAFSLNSGMELQYLGPDPKTHSDSTSSSHNASIISSAFSSVMAGPPSPTGLFSFCSKKQRLRENPTVGVDRRFQRLIKNRESAARSRARKQAYTNELELEVSHLKEENAKLKKQYEELRLAMNLPKRNTLKRSCTSSF from the exons ATGTGGTCGTCCTTGGTGCAAGGCAACATCCACGAGACCAACAGCAGCACCCTCCACAGGATGGTGTCCTCTTCCTCAAGGTCGTCTTCTTCCAACTCTTCTCTGCTCATCTCACAAACGCCAAGGAGGACCATGGAGGAGGTGTGGAAAGACATCACTGTCACCGCCCTCAACAGGGAGAGGGCCATCACACCCTTGGAACACCATGGTTACGGTCGCCATCACCACCACGCAAACTCCTCACCTTCCTTCAGGGACATGATGTTGCAGGACTTTCTCGCCGGACCATCGAGCAGGCCCCTCACCATCTCGCCGCCTGCAGTCGAGGAGCTACCGCTGCCGCTACCTCCAACCCCTCCTGCCCTCCCTCAGACGGCCTTCAGTTTGAACTCCGGGATGGAGTTGCAGTACCTGGGACCTGACCCCAAGACCCACTCCGATTCAACCTCTAGCAGCCACAACGCCTCCATTATCTCCTCTGCATTCTCCTCTGTGATGGCAGGTCCGCCGTCGCCCACTGGGCTTTTCTCATTCTGCTCCAAGAAGCAGCGGTTACGAGAAAACCCCACCGTTGGTGTCGACCGTCGCTTTCAGAGATTGATTAAGAACCGGGAGTCTGCAGCCCGATCACGCGCAAGGAAACAG GCCTATACTAATGAGCTGGAGTTGGAGGTCTCACATCTGAAGGAGGAGAACGCCAAACTGAAGAAGCAATATGAGGAG CTTCGTTTGGCAATGAATCTACCCAAAAGAAACACACTTAAAAGGAGCTGCACTTCATCATTTTGA
- the LOC103975821 gene encoding aquaporin PIP2-7 — translation MSKEVSEAEQAPAKDYRDPPPAPLLDFGELRLWSFYRALIAEFVATLLFLYVTIATVIGHKEQNAADQCSGVGILGIAWAFGGMIFILVYCTAGISGGHINPAVTFGLFLARKVSLIRALLYIVAQCLGAIVGVGIVKGIMKHQYNSLGGGANEVASGYSKGTALGAEIIGTFVLVYTVFSATDPKRSARDSHVPVLAPLPIGFAVFMVHLATIPITGTGINPARSLGAAVIYNQDKPWDDHWIFWVGPFVGALAAAAYHQYILRAAAIKALGSFRSNPTN, via the exons ATGTCGAAGGAGGTCAGTGAGGCCGAGCAGGCGCCGGCAAAGGACTACAGGGACCCGCCGCCGGCGCCGCTTTTGGATTTCGGCGAGCTCCGTCTCTGGTCCTTTTACCGCGCCCTCATCGCTGAGTTCGTGGCCACGCTGCTCTTCCTCTACGTCACCATCGCCACCGTCATCGGCCACAAGGAGCAGAACGCCGCCGACCAGTGCAGCGGGGTTGGCATTCTTGGCATCGCGTGGGCCTTTGGTGGCATGATCTTCATCCTTGTCTATTGCACGGCCGGCATCTCTG GGGGACACATCAACCCGGCGGTGACCTTCGGGCTGTTCCTGGCGAGGAAGGTGTCGCTGATACGGGCGCTGCTGTACATAGTGGCGCAGTGCTTGGGAGCCATCGTTGGTGTAGGGATCGTGAAGGGGATCATGAAGCACCAGTACAACTCCCTCGGTGGTGGAGCCAACGAGGTCGCATCCGGCTACTCCAAGGGCACCGCCCTTGGAGCCGAGATCATCGGCACCTTCGTCCTCGTCTACACCGTCTTTTCCGCCACCGACCCCAAGCGCAGCGCCCGCGACTCCCACGTCCCC GTGTTGGCACCACTCCCCATCGGCTTTGCTGTGTTCATGGTGCACCTCGCCACCATCCCCATCACCGGTACCGGCATCAACCCCGCTCGGAGCTTAGGTGCTGCAGTGATCTACAACCAGGACAAGCCCTGGGATGATCAT TGGATCTTCTGGGTGGGTCCGTTCGTAGGAGCGTTGGCCGCGGCGGCGTACCACCAGTACATCCTGAGGGCAGCGGCTATCAAGGCCCTGGGATCCTTCCGGAGCAACCCCACCAACTGA
- the LOC135612898 gene encoding glutathione S-transferase-like produces MLATLSGYRAVSRRQRTLPFPSPSRSPIAWSTGTQEMGSVTVYGPPISPAVSRVVACLLEKDVVFNLVNIDMSKAQHKSPDFLKIQPFGQVPAFQDEHTTLFESRAICRYICDKYADRGNRSLLGRRGGGLVERAHVEQWLEAEGQSFSPPSSTLVFQLAFAPQMGLPQDAAAILLNEGKLAKVLDVYERRLEESRFLAGDVFSLADLSHLPNGHYVRAGGKVELFTSRKNVARWWEEISMRPSWKKVVEMQRAPPSF; encoded by the exons ATGTTGGCGACGCTAAGCGGCTATCGAGCAGTCTCCCGTCGACAACGAACCCTTCCTTTCCCTTCCCCGTCTCGCTCTCCGATCGCTTGGTCGACGGGAACACAAGAAATGGGAAGCGTGACGGTGTACGGCCCTCCCATCTCCCCCGCCGTCTCCAGAGTCGTAGCCTGCCTCCTCGAGAAGGACGTCGTCTTCAACCTCGTCAACATCGACATGTCCAAAGCCCAGCACAAGTCCCCCGACTTCCTCAAGATACAG CCGTTCGGCCAAGTCCCCGCCTTCCAGGATGAGCACACCACCCTGTTCG AGTCGAGGGCGATCTGCCGCTACATCTGCGACAAGTACGCTGACCGGGGCAACCGGAGCCTCCTCGGGCGCAGAGGCGGCGGGCTGGTGGAGCGGGCGCACGTGGAGCAGTGGCTGGAGGCCGAGGGCCAGAGCTTCAGCCCGCCCAGCTCCACGTTGGTGTTCCAGTTGGCCTTTGCCCCCCAGATGGGGCTGCCGCAGGACGCGGCCGCAATCCTGCTGAACGAGGGCAAGCTGGCCAAGGTACTCGACGTCTACGAGCGCCGGCTCGAGGAGAGCAGGTTCCTCGCCGGGGACGTGTTCTCTCTCGCCGACCTCTCCCACCTCCCTAATGGCCATTACGTTAGGGCTGGCGGGAAGGTTGAGCTCTTCACGTCGAGGAAGAATGTGGCCAGGTGGTGGGAGGAGATCTCCATGCGGCCGTCATGGAAGAAGGTCGTCGAAATGCAGCGCGCCCCACCTTCATTTTGA